One genomic segment of Centropristis striata isolate RG_2023a ecotype Rhode Island chromosome 11, C.striata_1.0, whole genome shotgun sequence includes these proteins:
- the efcab14 gene encoding EF-hand calcium-binding domain-containing protein 14 has product MKKRKELNALIGLGDSKRKKTKKGSGHRLLRTEPPDSESESSSDDDEFNNLSSGASFGKRSYTQCCNVCYPLFLFIILAACVMACAGLIWMQIALKEDLDSLKEKLHSMESSQKVSSSEIPKLGEDLKNKERKLDDIENGDKGLSKLWSNLTEMNRKISLLDSAVNHLKANLKSAADLISLPTTVEELQKSVATIGSTLTSVQHDVKTMQAALENQKKDDELKKTMDITDLRKAVSEANKTEELHHKQSDEQIHILLSTVAELKQRVSSLENGSKEKSKDNDAAAITSGNSAADTVKEAPTTKATPGDVQEVSTPLTEPQTSRRPRFLTPNRSKRNARTKCPKTVFLPGVSSLKDLEDLFQQAGGGRDSLGLTYDNLRKAFGISTPRVRTMECFDNDGDQRYSLIELRAALGL; this is encoded by the exons atgaagaagaggaaggagCTGAACGCCTTGATCGGGCTCGGGGACAGCAAGAGAAAGAAGACCAAAAAGGGGTCCGGTCACCGACTGCTCCGAACCGAGCCGCCGGACTCTGAGTCCGAATCCAGCTCGGACGACGACGAGTTCAATAACCTGAGCAGCGGAGCCAGCTTTGGGAA ACGAAGCTACACGCAGTGCTGCAATGTGTGCTACCCCTTGTTTTTGTTCATCATACTTGCAGCCTGTGTTATGGCCTGTGCTGGACTCATATGGATGCAGATTGCGCTGAAAGAAGATTTAGATTCACTGAAAGAGAAGCTGCATAGCA TGGAATCCAGCCAAAAGGTGTCATCAAGTGAAATACCAAAACTAGGCGAGGACCTGAAGAACAAGGAGAGAAAGCTTGATGACATTGAAAACGGGGATAAGGGGCTGAGCAAGCTCTGGTCTAACCTAACAGAGATGAACAGAAAG ATCAGTTTGCTGGACTCTGCTGTAAATCATTTAAAGGCCAACTTGAAATCAGCTGCTGACTTAATCAGCCTTCCCACTACAGTTGAAGAGCTTCAAAAg AGTGTCGCTACGATTGGCAGCACACTAACAAGTGTTCAGCACGATGTGAAGACGATGCAGGCTGCTCTTGAAAATCAGAAGAAAGATGATGAGTTGAAGAAGACAATG GACATAACAGACCTGAGAAAAGCAGTGAGTGAGGCCAACAAGACAGAGGAGCTGCATCATAAACAGTCTGATGAGCAGAttcacatcctcctctctacagTCGCAGAACTTAAGCAGAGAGTGTCGTCACTAGAGAACGGTTCAAAGGAAAAA TCAAAGGACAATGACGCAGCAGCAATCACCAGTGGAAATTCAGCAGCCGACACGGTAAAAGAAGCTCCTACAACCAAAGCAACACCTGGGGATGTTCAAG AGGTATCCACACCACTGACAGAGCCTCAGACAAGCAGACGCCCACGCTTTTTAACTCCAAACCGCTCGAAGAGAAATGCTAGGACAAAATGCCCAAAGACGGTGTTCCTGCCTGGTGTCAGCTCTCTGAAAG ACTTAGAAGACCTCTTCCAGCAGGCAGGCGGGGGACGTGATTCACTGGGACTGACCTACGACAACCTGAGGAAAGCATTTGGAATATCAACTCCCAGAGTTCGTACCATGGAGTGTTTTGACAATGATGGAGACCAGAGGTACTCCCTGATAGAGTTGAGAGCTGCTCTGGGTTTGTGA
- the znf830 gene encoding zinc finger protein 830 translates to MFSRMASSKKGKKVVNQEELRRLMREKQRQATDKKRVESPFAKYNSLGHLSCTLCNVQVKSELLWPAHVLGKQHKDKVAELKGGKIPAVPPPIQPLKRKAPDNEDVNGKKAKPPVGADQSASGLPADFFAKPAAVSTQKSAGLSLLAGVYDEDDEDAETGTTDPSPEKSEVSGLPADFFDSSIPSTPAISHSGSILKADVQVQNIEKKENTAEALPEGFFDDPVRDAKVRKVDAPKDQMDKEWEEFQKEIRQVNTKSEAIVAEDDEEGRLERQIDEIDEQIECYKRVEVLRDKRDVVKKSKPVPSQVEHMEVDGSDEEEEDEEQLLGLLSRDWRAKGALS, encoded by the coding sequence ATGTTTTCAAGAATGGCGTCCTCAAAGAAGGGAAAGAAAGTTGTAAATCAAGAGGAACTCCGGCGCTtgatgagagaaaaacaaaggcAAGCAACAGACAAGAAGCGCGTCGAGTCTCCTTTCGCTAAATACAACAGTCTCGGACATCTCAGCTGCACCCTGTGCAATGTGCAGGTAAAGTCCGAGCTACTGTGGCCGGCGCATGTTCTCGGAAAACAGCACAAAGATAAAGTTGCCGAGCTGAAGGGGGGAAAGATTCCAGCAGTTCCACCACCGATTCaacctttaaaaagaaaagcaccGGACAACGAGGACGTTAACGGTAAAAAGGCGAAACCCCCAGTGGGTGCAGACCAATCTGCGTCCGGGCTGCCTGCAGATTTCTTTGCGAAACCTGCAGCTGTTTCGACTCAGAAGTCTGCAGGTCTGAGTCTTTTGGCTGGAGTttatgatgaggatgatgaagaTGCAGAGACGGGGACCACAGATCCTTCTCCTGAAAAGTCTGAAGTGTCAGGACTACCTGCTGATTTCTTTGACAGCTCCATCCCATCCACACCCGCCATCTCCCACTCAGGATCCATCCTCAAAGCAGACGTGCAGGTACAGAACatagagaagaaagaaaacacagccGAGGCACTGCCTGAGGGCTTCTTCGACGATCCTGTGAGAGATGCCAAAGTGCGCAAAGTTGACGCACCCAAAGATCAAATGGACAAGGAGTGGGAAGAGTTTCAGAAGGAGATACGACAGGTGAACACAAAATCAGAGGCCATCGTGGCGGAGGACGACGAGGAGGGCCGCCTTGAGCGACAGATTGACGAGATTGATGAACAAATTGAGTGTTACAAGAGGGTTGAAGTGCTGAGAGACAAACGGGATGTGGTGAAGAAGAGTAAGCCTGTACCCAGTCAGGTGGAACATATGGAGGTAGATGGCAGCGACGAGGAAGAAGAGGATGAGGAGCAGCTGCTGGGGCTTTTGTCCCGGGACTGGAGGGCCAAAGGGGCACTTTCATAA